In the genome of Hevea brasiliensis isolate MT/VB/25A 57/8 chromosome 14, ASM3005281v1, whole genome shotgun sequence, the window gcccactgcaaactccacatccctccgtctggggtctgcataactcttctgcctactgtaagcggttttcagtcgttccctgattaagggaaccatctctgaagtgtactgcaccaggtctacatcatgcaccttcgcttcccccatttctgtccaacacagaggagacctacactttcttccatataatgcctcatagggtgccatccctatgctggagtggtaactgttgttgtaggcaaactccaccaaagctagctgctcatcccattgacctccaaaatccaagacactcatgcgaagcatgtcttccagtgtttggattgtcctttcggactgtccgtccgtctgagggtggaaagtcgtactgaagttcaactgtgtgccaagtgcctcctgcaactttctccaaaatcgagaagtgaactggggccctctgtcagatattatggaagccggaactccatgcaatctgactatttctcgaatgtagagccgggcatactatgccacagagtatgtagtctttgcaggcaagaagtgagctgatttggttagacggtctacaattacccatattgaatcatatcctcgcatggtacgaggcaacccagtcacaaaatccatagtgatcatttcccacttccattctgggatagggagctcttgcagcttccctgacggtctctggtgttcaaacttcaccttctgacacgtcaagcacttggacacaaagtccgctatgtctctcttcataccattccaccagtagctatctttcacatcatggtacatcttggtggaacctgggtggacactgtacagtgtgtagtgtgcctctcgcatgatttcattccttaggttgtccacatcgggcacacatatcctagaaccttgcactagggcgccatcattggcaaatccaaactcaccaccttcaccttgctgtactctttctatgatcttcatcaattgttggtctctgtgctgggaaactctaactctgtcccttaagtctggcctcactgaaaagtgagccaacaataccccctcatctgaaagatctaggattaaaccttgatccatcaactcatgcacctcctgaatcaatggtctcttctctactgaaatgtgcgccaaactgccagaagattttctgctcaaagcatctgccacaacattggccttcccagggtggtactggatggtgcaatcatagtctttcagaagctccatccatctcctctgtctcaagtttaaatccctctgttggaagatgtacttcaaacttttgtggtctgtgtatatctcgcacacttcaccatacaggtagtgtctccagattttaagtgcaaagactacagccgccatttccaaatcatgggtggggtagttctgctcatgcctcttcagctgccttgaagcataagccactacctttccattttgcatcaaaacacaccctaggccaactctggaggcgtcacaatacacggtgtatccttcaccaatcacaggtagtgtcaacacaggggcagtggttagacactccttaagcttctggaaactcacctcacagtcatctgtccaaatgaatggaacatttttcctggtcaacttagttaggggagccgctatcctggagaaatcttgtacaaaacgcctatagtagccagctaaacccagaaaacttcgcacctcagtgactgttgtaggcctaagccaatcgattctgacttcaattttcttgggatccacttgaatgccgtcactagaaaccacgtgtcccaagaatgagatgctttctagccaaaattcatattttgaaaatttggcatatagctggtgctccctcaaggtctgcaacaccatcctcaagtgccacacgtgttcttcctcggtccgagagtataccagaatgtcatctatgaatacgatgacaaaacggtccaaaaatggcttgaacaccctattcatcaagtccatgaaggctgctggtgcattagtgagtccaaaagacatcaccaagaactcataatgaccatatcttgtcctgaaaaccgttttggacacgtcctcatccctgattctcaactgatggtagcctgatcgcaggtctatcttggaaaagaatctagctccttggagctgatcaaacaaatcatcgatctgaggaagtggatacttgttcttcacagtcaccttgttcagctgtctgtagtcaatacacaacctcaatgacccatccttctttctaacaaatagaacaggagcaccccagggtgaagtgctcggacgtatgaaacccttgtccaacagctcctgtagttgctccttcagctctttcaattctgctggtgccatcctgtaaggtggcatcgatatggggtttgtacccggcacaacatcaatgcaaaactctatttcccttcctggtggcaaccctggaagctcctctgggaagacatccataaattctctgacaacaggaacattttccatgctgacaccttctacagatgtatctctcaccaatgccaaatacccttggcatccacgcctcaacatttttctagcactaattgctgacaccaaattatacggagccacgctcctgtcaccatcaaagctaaactcttccacaccaggtatgtggaaatacacctttttgttcctgcagtctaaggtggcaaaatgagttgccaaccaatccatccccaggattacatcgaaatccattcttggtagaggaaccaagtctggtgGGAGGATGTTTCCATCCTCTTCCACTGGGCTTGACAGAAAatccatatctacatctatgttgtcactaagtggggtagctaccgacaaagggcattctaaagttgtagggtttctacccaacctcatagcaaacacaggggagacaaatgagtgcgtagcacccggatctatcaaaacacgagcctcataagaatgcgaccgaagaataccgccacaaccgcatttgaagcttgagcatccctgGTGAGTCGTGGTGAAAACCCGAccctaccccgagtggcgtaactcgacatcgacttctacctctgatttgcctccaaatccacgccccttgtcctcgccTGTTaccgaatcgatcgccgccatgttggaagtacccggatacaatggcgaggaacatttgcaatgtaactctgtgaccccatccgtggctcatcaacacgggcattccctagcaaagtgacctggttggccacacctgaagcatactcctgaacccatcaaacaaggtcctgaatgtcctctttcacactgtgcacaaggtgccaaggaggatctgaactgcaccaATCGCTGTActcgaatcgtgaccaccgctgGATCCGTACTCAGTCCAgatcctcgaggtttgtgtctaaaaccactcttcttgtttctactttttcctctgtaattactctggccaccactgtccgaagtacccatggaagggacacctgaggaaccctctgctctgtttttctttgttcttccactgtcatccacagcatagctaatctcaatctgtctggctcgatcaaccactacATCAAAAGACTAattagacatcatggccaggttcgcatacctcctgtcaagcccctttaagaatctcttcaccttcatagtttctgtagctactgctgtaggggcatatctgctcaattccaaaaattctgtagcatattcatctacagacctgccattctgtcttaaggcctcaaaggcccaccgcttcgatctctcaagctcgcacaaaccgattgataaaagttccacaaccgagcccatgtcaaaccctccatccgggtaacacgtagtcattcatccattgtctaggcataggccccatgacatgctgcatacactctatcaatcttctatcagcCAATCAGACTGCTCCTCGCCGTCAGGAAtctaaaaaccgatatgcatcgtctgacacatcataagttccaggcaccaacttcttgaaatttatgatctgtttgtaagattcctctcttggtgcggtggactgctgctgctgtggagggtggaccatatactgcgccatcatgtcgatggttctctgcagaccagctagagtagctgccatggggtccatgggaccctgttccataaaggactgatcctgtactgggggtggctgctcctctacttgagcagctctaggcctcctaccccgcctcctcggggcaggcgcctcatcctgtgccgacacctcgtcaggcacatctggttctggtgcagtggcagctctcctgcttctacgcattttcctaaaattcagcagcattagcccacaaaattcaaaactgcacattgcacagctctatagactcatatttacacacaatatatgaagcagaaactagaagcaaagacgacaatgtaagacgaatatggaccctattttttcCGCATgcgactcctagtagactcttcccaacactttagataaaCATTCCCTAAggatctggagcctaagctctgataccacatctgtcacgacccaacctatgggccggaccggcactaggacctgggccagcctaaagcccccgaggcccgtagtaagcctaactgttcatttacccaattctaaggcccattgggcccaaattcaagaaaacaaacggacagagtccggccataaaatggactttccaacggggagttttcgactcacccgacctgtaaacacaataaacaatccattggggagctcagctcaccctccacatactcatcaacataataataaatgggagctcagctccctcatccaatccatcaaaacagacttaaaatattaaatttacaggttcaacatgaatataatattacagaccaaattcaaataattactgctaacacatgcgtaaattctaggagtaattaaaattacacaaatattaataaacaacctgcgaagtagaaaagcaggttaacccagaacaaaatatcctcctgtggcctgtaaaaatttttgaacaggagtgagcgttcgactcagagagtaaaatatcaattttaaccataatctctataactatctaaaactaatgcaccctgtaaagtaaaatgcaacatcaacatcattttcacatcataacatcaaaaaggtaatttggagcactcacgcaccctgtagcatcaatcataacatatgggagctgatcccctatacagctctcttaaatccaacctggtgccagcgaagaactcaagccggactttcgcttaataaaccaaatcgagggtcccagcgaagaactcaagccgtgactacccctcgaaggatcgggtcccagcgaagaactcaagccgtgactacccgtcctatccatagtccacaccacatcacacgcacgccaacgcacgcacactgctccaaattaccacaacaacatcatggcactttaacatttatcaatgcatcaaaaatcgtgcctagagtttaactacataaatatatgcatataagtgatgcatgggcatgctgaacatataataatatcgaaattacaattaaaattaatattttactcacagacttgacgacaatcactgtggcggctgggcggaggaagaaggctgtcccggctcacctgacaatcatattacatttatttaatacaatctgactcaatacaaacaaagaaaagaccaattacgtcctaagtcgtgccgaaaatccggcagagtctcccctatacctaggacctacccaacctgcaaaagggttcaaaatacacttctatactcacaatccatacatccacaactcaatcatatcacacagcccctcctgggcccatcaaatcagtcatccatcacaatacgcaaaatttcaatttagtccttattattgatcatttttgcaaaaactggccaaacaagctctaaaaattataaaactttgccccgcggtccttagcaatattactaagctattgcaaaaagaatcgtaattttctaagctaccacgaatattttatggatttttaatcctatttaagcactagaaaattacgtaaaaacaaggttcgggtttacctttgccgattccgacttcgggaacgcgctcggaacgtctgacaatggggggctagccaaaacctcggtccaattcggagacttttccggtaacgggtctgtctggcccgaaatttgcagacccggtcaactgtcgaatttccgcgaatcgaggatacctacacgaagcccataacacgggggttagtacataaatttttcagaattttctaagctcattaaatgctcggaaaaacactgcgaagttccgtgggacccaccgaaaaacggtgtcggaaaaatttgaaattatgtcgccgcgaagctctcgacgagtggagcgtgctggtaacctcggttttctcgtgggattcacggttttcgagaaatctagcccaaaagttgaaatgggctaaaaacttcccgagcaaaaattggacaatccgctcgatggatttcggcgttcttggtgtctatggaaagctctcaccgagtagatgattttggacacaagacccggtccaattggtggccggatcggccggatttggcccgGGAAGTCGAGCGGGCGCCTGTGGGCGCAGCGCCGCGTTTTCCCGTCGTTCGGGCGCGGGCGCCATTGGCGGCGCGCCGGCCTCATTGGTCGGGTGGGCGTGGCCGGGCGGTTGGgggtggagaggagagagaaacgagagagaaaagggagagggaacgacgcgcgcggggaagaaaaagggaagggagccggtccgattcgaccggtccgatccggtccggttcgattcgaaatacaaaattttgaatttttactctgcctcgggaccgaaaacgaggtccaaaaattccgaaaaaatttcagaaaactcagaaaaatacgtagactccaaatatatttttagttttgccacgtggtctttaaattaatttttaaaaatcatcaaagtttatattttcggaaaatcgaacccaatttttaaaatccgaaaaatcccaaaaaaaattcctaaaatttaaataaaattaaaataccaaaaatgctcataaaatttaaaattttggggtgttacaatatttttttaaaatatgataaGATTTTGATAtgagtaatttttatttattttttttaaagttaaGAGGTTTTTATATAACTTTTTTTAATATGGTGTTTGATTTGATTTATAAGTCAATCAAATTTACTTATAAATAAAAAGTCGTAAGTAAATTagcatttaatttgatttataaattataaaaaattacttaaaataaatcaaaaatgaTAAATAAGGATATATTACTTTTggtttatctatttattttaaaattattttttaatcaaataaaaaattatgttattctaataatttttaaaaatataaatattatctcaattttaataattataatacttaattacatatttttttataattttaattaattaaattacttgtaaacacttttaatgaaatatttacattatttaaaaattatttttaagtaattttattaaataattaattacttattttaaatttaactcataaatttaaaaatatattttaaattaaaaattaaaaataattaatcaaattaaatatcctttaaattaaaaaaatttataataataaaataaaaaaataaaaatataataaactctaaaattaagatCAATTAACTACTATACCCTACAAGGTCTAACCACCGGAGAATAACCTTGGCGCAAGAGAACCAACGTCAATGCTGATTTCGGGAATTCGACGGACGTGACATCCACTTGGAGAGACACCGTGAGTTCACAAACTTCTGCTAACGCCGTCAAACATTTCAAGAAACCCGTGTCAGAAAACAAGAATTAATTAGTGTTAATTTTGAGGTTGTCTGATAAGTGCCGTCCCAGATAGTACCTTCTGGTTATAGTTGGCTTGCTAGAGTGGCACATAAGCTTTGTTCATGATGCAAACCTAATTATtagatatattaaaaatattaaaaataatatttaaaaaaaaaataaattttttttataatataaaaattaaattttatattattataaaaataatatatttatatggagTATACTTAATAATTTTTCATGTTAAAATTTAATGGGTGGGTGTTAGTGATAGGTTATTGGCGATCAGATACATCCTTCTACTGAGAGCTGTGATAATGGAAACTTGCATTATTGAACAAGATTCCCATCTTTCTGTTGAGTAttgtttttttttcccttttagtgggaaaaataattattatattaatcatTCTGCAAGATGCATTGAACACAGTGTGTTTATTAAGTAATTGGAAAAGCAAGACAATTAATAGATAATTAGCTCCTTAATGCCACCAATATTAAGAATCATACAGGCTTAATCTGGGACAGTTACTAACTTGGTACTATGATCTGGTTAAATCCACTTAGTAATTATGCTAACTTTATTGTTATATCCACTTAGTAAGGAAATTTCTTATTTACCAAGTTGTACAAGCactcaattaataaaaaataatgtgCTGTTTTATGAGACCTACCATGATTTtagttaaaataataattaataattaatcgaGTGTATATGTCTGATAAAGATAAGGCTTACTTTATTTAATGCTTGTTTGGTATTAAAATTTTAAGGTAAAAATTGTTTTTCAGAGAAAAAGTATCATTTTAGGTTTTGTTTGATTAACGGTTCATATTTCTAGTGTTAGGAATACTTAGAAAATTGagtcaatgaaaaatatttttttaataaaacaaaacTAAATCGTATTTAAGAACAATAATGCActctttttaaaagaaaaaatttttttttcttttttaaattttaataattttattaaaatataaaaatatttatatatgcatGATATAAATACTCACCAATTAGTTTAACATTGCAatcaaataacataaaatatttttcataaaaaatattttctatatacaaATTATCTTCCGCGAAATAAATAGAGCCTTAGttgatattaaaataaaaaattatttgactattttaataattaaaatttatcaaatttaattttaaattatttttaatactttttaattaatatattaaaaaaatactttttctaatggtaatattaaataaattcttaattttttttatcatatataCAACATATGCACACATGGATTAGTAATGAAAATAAATTACTATTACAATCATGATAATTTTAATAGAATCCTTATTTCCATATAATCTATTCTCATACACACTCCACGGTCGACGTGCAATCTCAAAATACCATCAAACAAATCCTTAGTAGTTTGCATGCCTCCATATTCTCCAAAGTAGGTGTGTGGTATAATTGTGAAAGCACATGCTTGGTGATGGGTTTCCTTATCACCCATTTCTCACCAGATAGTACCTTCACCCCAATTTGGTTGTCTTCTATTCTCCTTATCTCTTTGATATTTAGGTAGATAAGATATGATCTTTTATTCTTTTGGGCAAAGCCATAAAGGTATTGGCATTAATTTGAAACATCATAATGTCATTCACCCTCACAAAGAACAAAAAATTGACCACATATTATTATGAGTGACGTATTTGTTTATTAAAAAAGACACGCTGACAAAAAAAGTTGCAATTACATGttataaattcatttttattattctataattttttatttaatattattattataattattataaaaaaaatacctTTGTTGCGACTCGATCCCACGAGTCGGACCAGTATTAAAATTTGAGTTAGCATAAggctctcaaaacccataataagTCTATTATTcaaagcccatagtaagcctattaTTCTTAGCCCAACTCTAAGACCCATTCCTGCagttcaatttcaagaaaataatcagacagagtccggccataaattgAACTATTCAACGAGGAGTTTTTAGCTAATCCAGCTTGTAAATACCAAATCTATCAagttggagagctcagctcaccctcataaTCCTCAATCAGTCatataatcaaatgggagctcagctccctcatcctcaAAATAATACATCCCATATATCTACACACATTCATATAATTAATGTTACATcctcataatttaattattacaaaCCAAATAATTATTACACTGCTGGTCCATGTAGAGTTCTAGAATGAAGATAAGGAAAAACGAAAATGTAATTAAACTTCTTTAACTAAATGCGAGGAAAGAGGCAGGTTACTAAAAAATAAAATCCTCTTGTGGCTTGGAAAAATATGATAAAtatgagtgagcgttcgactcatatagTATGATagtgattttaaatacaatttctataactatctagggctaatgtatccctaaggatgaaatggAATATACATCATCGAAATCAATGAAATTTAGACAATATTCACACAAAAAATAATTTGGAACACTCACGCACGCGTGTCAcgtcaatcaaatatatataatatgggagttgatcccctatacagctctcttaatccaatacctgctgcgagatcaactcaagccaAACTTCCTCCTAATAATCTAAATGCGAGAGTAAGCGAGATCAAATTAAAGCCATATTCACCCCGACTTATCACAAAAAAAAAAGGACCGGGTCTCAAGTGAGACTAACTCAAGCCGATttgcccgtcctacccatatccattacCAATACACCACACGCACGGCGACAcatgcacacagctccaaattatcctaAGGCGACATCCACatccatataattaattaataatgtaacACAAAATGTGCCTATAAGAGCtaaatacatatatttatatgtgatgcatggacatgctttgaatataaaataataatattgaaattataattaaaattaatatctactcaaAGTACTCCAAAAGTCACTGCGGTAGCTGGGCGAAGGAGGTAGACTGACCCCGCTGACCTAAAAATTATATcacaaatttatcaatatttacttaaaataaaactttaaagagTCAATGGACAGTCTAAGTTTTACCGAAAATCTGACAGAATTCTCCCCTACAAAGTGattcaaataatacttctaaagGTCATAAtctcacatccacaactcaataacAACACATGACCTCTTTTGGGCCCTCCAAACTAGGCAAGTCTCACACAGACCAACAACTCTGTTATAAGGCTTAAAATGGGCATATTGCAAAAGTCATtcaaactagctctaaaaattttaaaagtttgaCCCTGGGATCCTTAacaatgctataaggctattgcaaaaggaattataattttctaagcacgtatgaatattttacggatttaaATTCTAATCCCGGTACTAAGTAAATAAGGAAACTTAGGGTttaggtttacctatgccgattctgataCTTAGAACGTGTTTGGGGCATCTGGAAATGGCGAGGAGGACCACGATTTCGACTCAATTCTGAAACGACTCCGGCAGCCTGTCTACCCAGCCCGAAAATGAAAATCCGGGTACCGGTCAAATTTCAGTGAaacgaagatacctacacgaagctcacAATACTAGaagttagaataaaatatttataaaattaaataaactcaTTTAAAGCTCAAAAAATTACTGTGAAGTCCGTGGGACCCACTGAGTTTTCGGtgttagaaaattttgaaatttatattaccgCGAAACTCTCATCGAGTGGAGCACGCTGGTACTCTTGAAATCTCTGTGGGGTTCCCAGTTTGGGATAAGTTTAGCCCAAaagttgaaatgggctaaaacttcccgggctaAAATTAGAGAAATCGCTCGATGAAAATTTAtgatcttggtgtctatggaaagctctcgaggtttaTATGAGGTTTGGGATAAGACATGATCCAATTGGTAGCCGGATTAACCGGATTTTGGTAGGGAATGTGAAAAGTCACACGCTGCTTGTGAGGGACTTTAAGTCAATTTTCTGGCTACCTGGGGCGACAGCCAGAGAGGGGGAGGTGTCCAGGTGGAGTGCCGGTGAGTGGGGAGGGGCTAGGGGTGGTCGGCCAGCATGGGAgaggggagaggagagagaaaaatgggAGAGAAGGGAGAAAGTGCGTGACGCGGGATAAGGGGGaggagaaaaaggaaagggaCAGTTCGATTCAATCAGTCTGACTCGGTTCAGTTCGATTCATTCAGTCCGATTTAGGATATacctaaaattaaatttttactttgctaTGGGATGCAAAACAAGGcccgaaaattctgaaaaaaattttagaaaacttagaaaaatttttagagtctaaatatatttttggttttgctacgtggtctttaaattaatttttaaattttgatgaaATTTTGTCTCTGaaaaataaatatgattttaaaaattcagaaaattttaaataaatttctaaaatatttaataaaataaaatattaatatttatatataaaataattatactaAAAATTCAGGATGTTACAACTATTTAAATTATCgtaagggttttgcggtcgctgGACGATTCTCACCAGAGTGGGAAGTGAGGCGtcgtcactttaattttgagaaaaattaaaggaaaccatttattGTTAAAAATCATTTTACCACTTCTAAGGCAGAGATTCTGGGTTTGGGGTCCGTATacgtgtggggaaggtgttaggcatctcACATCGTCTCTTAACAAGGATAAGTGGATTTAAGAATGTGCTCTTTGTAACTTAAAATCGATAATTTTGAGGTTTAAATTACAATGTTAGTTCCCAATTTACTATAGGAACGCTTGATGTTTCACCATTCGGAGTCGTTCCAAAAACATAAGTAGATGAAATGACCCTAGAATGAATTGTGACTCTGACttttattatgatttttattaaattCTTCCCTCTGcaaa includes:
- the LOC131173019 gene encoding uncharacterized protein LOC131173019 encodes the protein MRRSRRAATAPEPDVPDEVSAQDEAPAPRRRGRRPRAAQVEEQPPPVQDQSFMEQGPMDPMAATLAGLQRTIDMMAQYMVHPPQQQQSTAPREESYKQIINFKKLVPGTYDVSDDAYRFLDS